In the genome of Phlebotomus papatasi isolate M1 chromosome 2, Ppap_2.1, whole genome shotgun sequence, one region contains:
- the LOC129800674 gene encoding augmin complex subunit dgt3 — protein MNKLQKEFEAAKRELLDGKYLEYDPEWANLFAWLRENITIDNFVSKSMEENAKCEEFSEEELAKIEEDFPGIFEVRDSDLKAAEAQLGALKKAEVEFREQNAQLGKILEQVNDEVRELSKKTVDTEARCEIWRQKVEAHEEKLDFLSKERAKKVEKLKEIYKSPEEILAVGHIPMDALKINMLAAENLLDNCMSTFNTGGSGSDFENLSGKIEFFAEENLRLYEKLLEIKEELGGVEAASEMFNKFTDFPMTSEEIERQIAEMENRSEICVMQIEGLTTQCMMAKKLEITKEKQEVYRKIQEERLQKSENRLQRLQEISKVTGQINLIADIIWVLLQMDRKRIKDVISVLGKTDQVDLEDLLWDFDFNASSLEPDILAPFREPTVKFVLNPNRNDLMQEKFCQFRRIEQALKDMVFGPTKTPTLYSPEISIRMHFLKILGTQNEAQLKEIKDRYTKEYLEPNKNKIWGYRRRLWIWFLTKPEKIHMAIDYVTREAANTPRRTKTLPGIRNVQ, from the exons ATGAATAAG TTGCAAAAAGAATTTGAGGCGGCAAAACGGGAACTCCTCGATGGGAAGTATTTGGAATATGATCCAGAATGGGCCAATTTATTTGCCTGGCTGCGTGAAAATATCACAATAGACAACTTTGTGAGTAAGTCAATGGAAGAGAATGCCAAGTGTGAGGAATTTTCCGAGGAGGAACTTGCTAAAATAGAAGAAGATTTTCCGggtatttttgaggttagggatAGTGATCTGAAAGCCGCTGAGGCTCAATTGGGAGCCCTCAAGAAGGCAGAAGTGGAGTTCCGGGAGCAAAATGCACAACTGGG GAAGATCCTGGAGCAAGTAAATGATGAGGTCCGGGAGTTGTCAAAGAAGACCGTAGACACTGAAGCTCGGTGTGAGATTTGGAGGCAAAAGGTGGAAGCTCACGAGGAAAAATTGGATTTCTTGAGCAAGGAGAGGGCTAAAAAGGTGGAGAAGTTGAAAGAGATTTACAAGAGTCCTGAGGAAATCCTTGCTGTCGGACACATTCCAATGGATGCCTTGAAGATAAATATGCTAGCTGCTGAAAATCTACTTGACAATTGCATGTCAACCTTCAACACCGGGGGAAGTGGTTCGGATTTTGAGAATCTGAGCGGGAAGATTGAATTCTTTGCAGAGGAAAACCTCAGACTCTATGAGAAGTTGCTGGAAATCAAGGAAGAACTTGGCGGAGTGGAAGCAGCTAGTGAAATGTTTAATAAATTCACAGATTTCCCAATGACTTCCGAAGAAATTGA GAGACAAATAGCTGAAATGGAGAACAGGTCCGAGATATGCGTGATGCAGATTGAGGGCCTCACTACCCAGTGCATGATGGCCAAGAAGCTGGAGATCACCAAGGAGAAGCAGGAAGTTTACAGAAAGATTCAAGAGGAGAGGCTTCAGAAGTCAGAAAATCGTCTTCAGCGTCTCCAGGAAATCAGCAAGGTCACCGGGCAGATCAATCTCATAGCAGACATAATCTGGGTTCTCCTACAAATGGATAGAAAGAGGATTAAGGACGTCATCTCAGTTTTGGGTAAGACTGATCAAGTCGATCTTGAGGATCTCCTCTGGGACTTCGATTTCAATGCATCATCTCTCGAGCCGGACATTCTAGCTCCCTTTAGAGAACCCACGGTGAAATTTGTCCTAAATCCCAATCGGAATGACTTGATGCAAGAGAAATTTTGCCAATTCCGCAGAATTGAGCAGGCTCTCAAGGACATGGTATTCGGTCCAACAAAGACTCCTACCCTCTACTCCCCAGAAATATCCATCCGAATGCACTTCCTAAAGATCTTGGGGACGCAGAATGAGGCTCAACTGAAGGAGATCAAGGATCGCTATACAAAGGAATACCTTGAACCGAATAAAAACAAGATCTGGGGTTACCGGAGGCGTCTCTGGATCTGGTTTCTCACTAAGCCTGAAAAAATACACATGGCCATTGATTATGTGACCAGGGAAGCTGCAAATACTCCAAGAAGGACCAAAACTTTGCCTGGAATCCGGAACGTTCAGTGA